GACCGGTTCCAATTCGCAGGGCTGGCAATGGGTGTTCGTCGAGGACGCGGAGAAGAAGAAGGCGATCGGCGACGTCTACCTGAAAAACGCCCGGGGCTACCTGAGCGCGCCGGCGCCGCAATACGGCGACATCCGCGGGGAGCGGATGGGCAAGGTCCGAGACTCGGCGACCTACCTCGCCGAGCACATGCACGAGGCGCCGGTGTTGTTGATCCCCTGCATCGCAGGCCGCGAAGACTCCTCGCCGTTGGGCGGCGTCTCGTTCTGGGCGTCGCTGTTCCCGGCGGTGTGGAGCTTCTGTTTGGCGCTGCGCTCGCGCGGGTTGGGGTCGTGCTGGACGACGCTGCACCTGCTCGGTGGCGGTGAAAAGCAGGTCGCCGACGTGCTGGGCATTCCCTACGACACGTACAGCCAGGGCGGGCTGTTCCCCATCGCCTACACCAAGGGCACCGACTTCCGCCCGGCCAAGCGGCTGCCCGCCGAGCAGCTCACGCACTGGGATAAGTGGTAGCGATTCAGACGGCTCCCGGGTAGCCGTGCTGTCGCCAGGCCTCGTAGACGGCGACGGCCGCGGCGTTGGCCAGGTTCAGCGAGCGGCGGCCGGCCAGCATCGGGATGCGCACCTGCTCGGTGATGTGCGCGTCGGCCAGCGTCGCCTCATCCAGCCCGGTGGGTTCGGGCCCGAACAGCAACACATCGCCCGCCCGGTATTCGACGTCGGCGAACAACGTGGGCGCGTGTGAGGTGAACGCGATCACCCGGGCCGGTGACAGCGCCTCCCACGCGGCCGCCAGCGACGCGTGCACGGTGACCGAGGCCAGGTCGTGATAGTCCAGCCCGGCCCGCCGCAGCTTGGGTTCGGACAGGTCGAATCCCATCGGCTCTACCAGATGCAGTTCGCAGCCGGTCGCCGCCGCCGTCCGGATGGCGTTGCCCGTGTTGGGGGCGATGCGCGGCGAGTAGAACATCAGCTTGAACACAACGCGATAATGGTCGCATGGTCGAGC
This genomic interval from Mycobacterium sp. SMC-2 contains the following:
- a CDS encoding nitroreductase family protein translates to MTLNLSVDEVLTTTRSVRKRLDFDRPVGREILMECLELALQAPTGSNSQGWQWVFVEDAEKKKAIGDVYLKNARGYLSAPAPQYGDIRGERMGKVRDSATYLAEHMHEAPVLLIPCIAGREDSSPLGGVSFWASLFPAVWSFCLALRSRGLGSCWTTLHLLGGGEKQVADVLGIPYDTYSQGGLFPIAYTKGTDFRPAKRLPAEQLTHWDKW
- a CDS encoding tRNA (cytidine(34)-2'-O)-methyltransferase → MFKLMFYSPRIAPNTGNAIRTAAATGCELHLVEPMGFDLSEPKLRRAGLDYHDLASVTVHASLAAAWEALSPARVIAFTSHAPTLFADVEYRAGDVLLFGPEPTGLDEATLADAHITEQVRIPMLAGRRSLNLANAAAVAVYEAWRQHGYPGAV